The following are encoded in a window of Paenibacillaceae bacterium GAS479 genomic DNA:
- a CDS encoding Right handed beta helix region, which produces MKRGEWIKIAVVVCMMMGLLPVWQANRAEALSEGAWYVDAVQGNDDNPGTAELPFQTIEKARDAVRGMTAGMGADIHVYLRGGVFRLTDTVEFTAQDSGQNGYNVIYEAYPGESPVLSGDQTISGWELHDAAKNIYKAAAGADVETRQLYVDGIRAIRARSEGGLPDAAHDDNGLSTSAIELAGWGNQSDMEMVFKQMWTNPRGAVEAITLSDGKASIKMKQPGWYALRSKGSTSATVPWYYENAYELLDQPGEWYLDRTSDTFFYKPRPGEDLSTAQVSVPKLEKLVTMRGMEAEPVHNIQFRGIRFQYSTWLEPSSALGLPDVQSNVLRRKDPNSGITTESLTPAAVEITEGRSIVFERNRFSQLGSAAINMSGGSQNNRIIGNVFMDLSGSGIQIGEVDMRNPDHYNPLDPGKLEKGHTISNNFFYRIGVEYRSSVAIFADYPQNIEIAHNEISNMPYSGITLGWGWGDVDTSNRNNVIRNNYIHHTMQELVDGGSIYMLGTSYDITITGNYIKGQKNNFGAIYLDQGSSNITAENNVIEFAAIPIFINPSSNNKVRSTYTDSRKQVNMGTNSEISGTVYVPDGNWPAGAQAIIAAAGIESAYRDIIPTVPNSGELIRPQPPETTPSAPVDFAGKSSFVQSIVKAGKLRNEWGGWVGMKLETAGNPIAVTAFGRVNLPGSYGLHRMKLVDAATGADVSGSLVQLNMSDAAANGDFSYVQLPAAVTLEANKVYYLMSEEKVGEDVWYDSDMIVTTASVATARIGVWGSAYKESPPGGNSFVGLDFLYESGTPGTPAPILLPEPVTTQPQPEPDPLPVDLENTLGFVQSLSGGQPRSGWSGYAGMKFTIGSTSIMLTALGRKFEAGNFETHLLRLLDANTKALVTEAKVRPDGAQAGDFRYAQLYEPVRLFPGRSYYLVSKENYGGDSWISGSISASLPEIGSIDGPIYASDDKKPRVNNYLGDPLAGGGFAGLDFRYTTAQSGTTNLLNNGAFEYNTLGWTAMNATLSRVTVTADTYNNSAGSAKVTVTGNYGTPLQKVALEKNKTYEISVWVKLAVGSDVAQIILDHGTGTPRYGYVAKNTPVDTTWKQLKMNYTYTGSNDTADSSIQLRIGSGTTRLTYYFDDFEIKEAGSGNLNGEVEPSPSPGE; this is translated from the coding sequence ATGAAACGCGGCGAATGGATAAAAATTGCAGTTGTTGTCTGTATGATGATGGGTCTGCTGCCGGTATGGCAGGCGAATAGGGCTGAGGCTTTATCTGAAGGCGCATGGTATGTGGATGCTGTTCAAGGGAATGACGATAATCCGGGGACGGCTGAGCTTCCATTCCAAACAATTGAGAAGGCGCGTGATGCGGTTCGCGGCATGACTGCTGGCATGGGGGCTGATATTCACGTTTATTTGCGCGGCGGCGTGTTTCGCTTAACGGATACGGTTGAATTTACCGCGCAGGATTCAGGGCAAAACGGCTATAACGTCATTTATGAAGCCTATCCAGGCGAATCGCCTGTGCTGAGCGGAGATCAAACGATAAGCGGCTGGGAGCTGCACGACGCTGCAAAAAATATATATAAAGCGGCGGCAGGCGCCGATGTGGAGACAAGACAGTTATACGTGGATGGCATACGCGCGATAAGAGCCAGAAGCGAAGGCGGCCTGCCGGACGCTGCGCATGACGATAACGGCCTGAGCACATCGGCAATTGAGCTGGCGGGCTGGGGCAATCAAAGCGACATGGAAATGGTATTCAAGCAAATGTGGACCAATCCGCGCGGCGCTGTAGAGGCAATTACACTATCTGATGGGAAAGCCTCAATCAAAATGAAACAGCCGGGCTGGTATGCTTTGCGCAGCAAAGGCTCCACGTCGGCTACTGTTCCCTGGTATTATGAAAACGCTTACGAATTATTGGATCAGCCGGGCGAGTGGTATTTGGACCGCACTAGCGATACGTTCTTCTATAAACCTCGACCGGGTGAAGATCTCAGCACCGCGCAGGTGTCCGTTCCTAAGCTGGAGAAGCTTGTAACGATGAGGGGAATGGAAGCGGAGCCGGTTCATAACATCCAGTTTAGAGGAATCAGGTTTCAATATTCAACCTGGCTGGAACCAAGCAGCGCGCTAGGGTTGCCTGATGTGCAGTCTAATGTGCTGCGCCGGAAAGATCCCAACTCAGGCATCACTACGGAGAGTTTGACGCCTGCCGCCGTGGAGATTACAGAGGGCCGCTCCATCGTGTTCGAGCGCAACCGTTTCTCGCAGCTCGGCAGTGCGGCTATCAATATGTCGGGCGGAAGCCAAAACAACCGCATCATCGGCAATGTGTTTATGGATTTATCCGGGAGCGGGATTCAGATTGGGGAAGTGGATATGCGCAATCCCGATCATTATAATCCGCTTGATCCCGGAAAGCTGGAGAAAGGCCATACGATTTCCAATAACTTTTTTTATCGGATAGGCGTCGAATATCGCTCTAGCGTGGCTATCTTTGCAGACTATCCGCAAAATATCGAAATCGCCCATAACGAAATATCGAATATGCCTTATTCCGGCATTACGCTTGGCTGGGGTTGGGGAGATGTGGATACAAGCAACCGAAACAATGTCATTCGCAATAACTACATTCATCATACGATGCAGGAGCTGGTGGACGGAGGCTCCATCTATATGCTTGGCACCTCTTACGATATAACGATAACCGGTAATTACATCAAAGGTCAGAAAAATAACTTTGGCGCCATCTATTTGGACCAAGGAAGCAGCAATATAACGGCGGAGAACAATGTCATTGAGTTCGCTGCCATTCCGATCTTCATCAATCCGTCTTCCAACAATAAAGTGCGTTCCACTTATACGGATAGCCGCAAACAGGTGAATATGGGAACCAACAGTGAAATTTCCGGTACGGTGTATGTCCCGGACGGCAACTGGCCTGCCGGAGCGCAGGCGATTATTGCGGCGGCGGGAATTGAGAGCGCTTACCGAGACATTATCCCGACCGTGCCAAATTCCGGGGAGTTAATCAGGCCGCAGCCGCCTGAGACGACACCATCGGCGCCGGTTGATTTTGCTGGAAAAAGCAGCTTTGTCCAATCCATCGTTAAAGCGGGCAAGCTTCGCAACGAATGGGGCGGCTGGGTAGGCATGAAGCTGGAGACGGCCGGCAACCCAATCGCCGTGACGGCTTTTGGGCGCGTTAACCTGCCTGGCAGCTACGGCTTGCACCGGATGAAATTGGTGGATGCCGCCACGGGGGCCGATGTTTCGGGCAGCTTGGTTCAGCTTAATATGTCGGATGCGGCAGCGAACGGCGATTTCAGCTATGTCCAGCTTCCCGCCGCCGTTACGCTGGAGGCGAATAAAGTCTATTATTTGATGAGCGAGGAGAAGGTCGGAGAGGATGTGTGGTATGACAGCGACATGATTGTAACGACGGCTTCCGTAGCGACTGCCCGAATCGGAGTTTGGGGCTCCGCCTATAAAGAAAGTCCCCCGGGAGGAAACAGCTTTGTCGGACTGGATTTCCTATACGAAAGCGGCACTCCCGGCACTCCCGCGCCTATCCTGCTTCCGGAGCCAGTAACGACGCAGCCACAGCCGGAGCCCGACCCGCTACCGGTCGATCTGGAAAATACGTTGGGGTTCGTACAGTCGCTATCGGGCGGCCAACCGCGCAGCGGCTGGAGCGGTTATGCAGGTATGAAGTTCACCATTGGCAGCACGTCGATCATGTTGACTGCGCTTGGACGAAAATTTGAGGCAGGAAATTTCGAAACTCATCTGCTCAGGCTGCTGGATGCCAATACAAAAGCTCTGGTCACGGAGGCTAAAGTCAGGCCGGACGGTGCGCAGGCGGGGGACTTTCGCTATGCGCAGCTTTACGAGCCGGTGCGTTTGTTTCCTGGAAGATCCTATTATCTTGTCAGCAAGGAAAATTACGGCGGGGACAGCTGGATAAGCGGCAGCATATCCGCATCGCTGCCGGAGATAGGCTCTATAGACGGTCCCATTTATGCTTCCGACGATAAAAAGCCGCGTGTAAACAATTATTTGGGAGATCCGCTTGCTGGAGGCGGATTCGCCGGACTGGATTTTCGATACACAACGGCACAGTCGGGAACGACCAATCTGCTCAATAACGGAGCCTTTGAATACAACACTTTAGGCTGGACAGCAATGAACGCTACCCTTTCCAGAGTGACGGTGACGGCGGATACTTACAATAATAGCGCCGGCTCCGCCAAAGTGACGGTGACAGGCAATTACGGAACACCGTTGCAGAAGGTGGCGCTTGAAAAAAATAAAACCTATGAAATATCGGTATGGGTTAAGCTGGCGGTAGGATCCGATGTGGCCCAAATCATTCTCGACCACGGTACGGGAACGCCGAGATACGGATATGTCGCTAAAAATACGCCGGTTGATACGACATGGAAACAGCTGAAAATGAATTATACCTATACCGGCTCCAACGATACTGCAGATTCTTCTATTCAGCTGCGGATTGGCAGCGGCACGACCAGGCTGACTTATTATTTTGATGATTTTGAAATCAAGGAAGCCGGCAGTGGGAACCTTAATGGAGAAGTTGAGCCTAGCCCTAGCCCTGGCGAATAG
- a CDS encoding Helix-turn-helix domain-containing protein: MKKNPWLRFFLSYLFVFLFTAVSLVIIFLLILGNASKEEAGNANNRYAHTVVKTFDNMLRNIEQAIIQETLTNSDLQSFYDHTGTNDIYSNYLLYSRFRDLTSSINGIDSIYLYRTSDQKVMSDSYLLDLADFEDKEFVTSRMKQPNLNSWSSPRSYSSIKGGQSRQVVSLVKGIPFGTAQQGLLVVNLFLPYLQNELAEIGQSDLHYAYFTDPAGKPVFRSLESYNSDRVQIQSELTDWSLHSGLKNTKFGGFLSIISFFWIIFIALVLIFGIALLVYVFRRNYKPIDTITNRIQQYVYNDKYRYEGDQFAFIDSSIEKLILQSQHHEAQAAKDLIWKKSTLLRDFVTGTMNSVQAETKQELLEEQLLERFKAAPRSCLVLLIEVDAYNIFLQTYNERDQLLLRFALQSAVSEMSSHYSNSIWIEWLSGSCLCNLIALDEAEPNSLDTILQMCEEWRNWVEGYLKFTITVGVGEPVPALSHLPYSYETALDMLDIKATLGSNKVISQKNLSQQPTAVIYEQLAAIRSMIHYIKTGKELWKNEFRSIFAEIKARHSSRKAIVNMADYLHYHLTKEISGLPEDIAVYWNHILLPELEEALKYFASSDELERDIFTALCDISEKINIRRESSPHYQNIGAIQAYISAHLADPNLSLNQISEYFQLSPSHFSALFKEVMNEKFIDYLTRIRIEAATRLLVTTNASIQDIGLQVGYVHSFSFIRVFKKWTGTTPGEYRKTKESG, from the coding sequence ATGAAAAAAAATCCATGGCTGCGTTTTTTCCTGTCCTATCTATTTGTTTTTTTGTTCACAGCTGTATCGCTGGTCATTATTTTTTTACTTATCCTCGGAAACGCCTCTAAAGAGGAAGCCGGCAACGCCAATAACAGATATGCCCACACCGTGGTGAAAACTTTCGATAATATGCTTCGGAATATCGAGCAGGCAATCATTCAAGAGACTCTGACAAACAGCGATTTGCAATCGTTCTACGACCACACCGGCACTAACGATATATACTCCAATTATTTGTTGTACTCCCGGTTTAGAGATTTGACGAGCAGCATTAACGGCATAGATTCAATCTATCTCTATCGGACCTCCGATCAAAAAGTCATGTCAGACTCCTACCTGCTGGACCTCGCCGACTTCGAAGACAAAGAGTTCGTAACGAGCCGAATGAAGCAGCCTAACCTGAACAGCTGGTCTTCGCCCCGCTCTTATTCCTCTATTAAAGGCGGGCAAAGTCGGCAGGTTGTTTCTCTTGTGAAAGGGATTCCGTTTGGCACCGCTCAGCAGGGACTGCTCGTAGTGAACCTTTTTTTGCCGTATTTGCAAAATGAGTTGGCGGAAATCGGTCAATCCGATCTCCATTATGCCTATTTTACCGATCCGGCGGGTAAACCGGTCTTTCGTTCATTGGAATCCTATAACAGTGACCGGGTTCAAATTCAATCGGAGCTAACGGATTGGAGCCTTCATTCCGGCTTGAAAAACACGAAGTTTGGTGGCTTTTTATCGATCATCTCCTTCTTCTGGATTATTTTCATAGCTCTTGTCCTGATTTTCGGAATTGCTTTGCTGGTCTATGTGTTTCGCCGCAATTACAAGCCAATCGATACAATTACAAACCGGATTCAGCAATATGTATACAACGACAAGTACCGCTATGAAGGCGACCAATTCGCTTTCATCGACTCCTCAATCGAAAAGCTAATTTTACAGTCTCAGCATCATGAAGCACAGGCGGCCAAAGATCTCATTTGGAAAAAGAGCACGTTGCTCCGTGATTTTGTAACCGGAACAATGAACTCGGTTCAGGCCGAGACTAAGCAGGAACTGTTGGAAGAGCAATTGCTGGAAAGATTTAAGGCAGCACCGCGATCGTGTCTAGTTTTGCTCATCGAGGTTGACGCGTACAACATTTTCTTGCAAACGTACAACGAACGCGATCAGCTCTTGCTTAGATTTGCGCTGCAATCAGCCGTCTCGGAAATGTCCAGTCATTATTCCAACTCCATTTGGATCGAATGGCTGTCCGGATCGTGCTTATGCAATCTCATTGCGCTGGATGAAGCGGAGCCTAATTCGCTGGACACCATTTTGCAAATGTGCGAGGAGTGGCGAAACTGGGTTGAGGGGTATTTGAAATTTACTATTACAGTGGGAGTGGGAGAGCCCGTGCCTGCTCTTTCACATCTGCCCTACTCGTATGAAACCGCTTTGGATATGCTGGACATCAAAGCTACGCTTGGTTCGAATAAGGTCATCTCGCAAAAAAATCTGTCGCAGCAGCCTACAGCAGTCATATATGAACAGCTTGCCGCTATTCGCTCTATGATCCATTATATTAAAACTGGCAAAGAGCTATGGAAAAATGAGTTCAGGTCGATATTTGCCGAGATAAAGGCCAGGCATTCCTCACGCAAAGCAATTGTAAATATGGCCGACTATTTGCATTACCATTTAACAAAGGAAATTTCCGGACTGCCGGAGGACATAGCGGTTTATTGGAATCATATTTTGCTGCCGGAACTAGAGGAAGCGCTAAAATACTTTGCATCAAGCGACGAGCTGGAGCGCGATATCTTTACTGCCCTTTGCGACATTTCAGAGAAAATCAACATTCGTCGAGAATCGAGTCCCCACTATCAGAACATTGGGGCGATCCAAGCTTATATTTCAGCTCATCTGGCCGATCCAAACCTATCCCTGAACCAGATCAGCGAATATTTCCAGCTTAGTCCCTCTCACTTCAGCGCCTTATTCAAAGAGGTGATGAACGAAAAATTCATTGATTATTTGACAAGGATTCGCATAGAAGCGGCAACGAGGCTTTTGGTAACGACTAACGCTTCCATTCAGGACATAGGACTGCAGGTTGGATATGTCCATTCCTTTTCCTTCATCCGGGTGTTCAAAAAATGGACCGGCACCACTCCCGGAGAATACCGTAAAACGAAGGAATCGGGATGA
- a CDS encoding unsaturated rhamnogalacturonyl hydrolase — MRADNVSKMDSKIRKVMEQLKHLQSPVEEVCPIGIVSMDNWEWPQGVGLFAIYLYYRKTKRPELLQELRGWFDSQLERGLPPKNVNTMCPMLALVCLYEETKHEPYLRACQEWAEYAMYEMPRTGENAIQHTVSGALNPGEIWDDTLYMTVLFLAKMGVLLGNDAYIQESIRQFLVHLKYLTDRSTGLLFHGWTFLENHHFAKALWARGNSWYTAGLVDYLDIIELPEGVKGVFLSALEKQAEALSLLQNSEGMWHTLLDDPSSYAETSATAAFAYGLLKAVRKGYLPIAYKEASVKAWRAVLSQIDDYGIVRGVSYGTGMGRTLQEYRDIPICSMPYGQSMVLLMLIEGLEHDLNMET, encoded by the coding sequence ATGCGTGCCGATAATGTGTCGAAGATGGATTCGAAAATTCGGAAGGTAATGGAGCAACTGAAGCATCTACAAAGTCCTGTGGAGGAAGTCTGCCCGATTGGCATCGTATCAATGGACAACTGGGAATGGCCGCAGGGTGTAGGTCTGTTCGCGATTTATTTATATTACCGAAAAACAAAACGTCCCGAGCTGCTGCAGGAACTGAGAGGCTGGTTTGACTCGCAGCTGGAGCGGGGGCTCCCGCCCAAAAATGTAAACACGATGTGTCCGATGCTTGCGCTTGTTTGCCTTTACGAAGAAACGAAGCACGAGCCTTATTTGCGGGCATGCCAGGAATGGGCCGAATATGCGATGTATGAGATGCCGCGCACTGGAGAAAATGCCATTCAGCATACGGTATCGGGGGCATTGAATCCCGGAGAAATTTGGGATGACACCTTGTATATGACGGTTCTCTTTCTTGCGAAAATGGGCGTGCTGCTTGGCAATGACGCTTATATTCAGGAAAGCATACGCCAATTTTTAGTACATTTGAAATATTTGACCGACCGGAGCACGGGCTTGCTGTTTCACGGCTGGACTTTTCTGGAGAACCATCATTTCGCGAAGGCTTTATGGGCTAGAGGGAATTCCTGGTATACAGCTGGACTGGTTGATTATCTCGACATAATCGAGCTGCCAGAAGGCGTGAAAGGGGTGTTCCTATCGGCGCTGGAGAAGCAGGCCGAAGCGTTGTCACTGCTGCAAAATTCTGAAGGCATGTGGCATACGCTGCTTGACGATCCGTCATCCTATGCGGAAACATCGGCCACAGCCGCGTTTGCTTATGGTCTGCTCAAAGCGGTAAGGAAAGGATACTTGCCGATTGCTTACAAGGAGGCCAGCGTAAAAGCATGGCGGGCGGTGCTCAGCCAAATAGACGATTACGGAATTGTCCGGGGCGTATCCTACGGCACGGGCATGGGGCGGACGCTTCAGGAGTATAGGGATATTCCGATCTGCTCGATGCCCTATGGCCAATCGATGGTTTTGCTGATGCTGATCGAAGGGCTGGAGCATGATTTGAATATGGAAACCTGA
- a CDS encoding putative aldouronate transport system substrate-binding protein, whose translation MIVSKKTSSAILLLLLGGMMLLSACSSKEGTSSGGKSDGQETRGKITSTIYDRGGVAPEEGTMISNRWSKWIKENSPVDVSFVSVPRWESAQKLNTLFASGTAPDLILEYDSVIKNQLYTQKQLLPLDEYIEKSTVYKGMLEKYPTLRKLGTKDDGKLYEIGRISDVIPQHIIYIRTDWLKKLNLEMPKTTEDFFNVAKAFADGDPDGNNKKDTYGANLSFVGMMGVDAMFGTIFNANDKNPWILDENENLVLGWDRVEAALQFKKRLYDAGIVDKDFLTDGKGDKAKLDFTTGKLGIWGSNGPDAAAYSTLKQNIPDAEIAALQLPEGPFGSFSPIIGTPISMNAVVNAQAKNPADIIKYIDFMMSEKATMVLNNGMEGEHYKIGDNGCPTVIDPEKNKIEKNYSGDFAMITGGITGKCASYNLLLNPIEPKEQTAEGKAAYEISKQFAAAYQSAFDAYLDPSRPMVSIIPNAALPSLPQTLQINQTNGFKTVYDIIAKSIISGGSYTAQQAIKDAQAAWQTSNGAKVEAFMKEWYAENKDKTLLTKDYYDFIKKNNE comes from the coding sequence ATGATAGTATCCAAAAAAACATCGTCTGCCATTTTATTATTGCTGCTGGGCGGCATGATGCTGCTCAGCGCTTGTTCTTCAAAAGAAGGAACCAGCAGCGGTGGCAAATCGGACGGACAAGAGACAAGAGGTAAAATCACTTCAACCATTTACGACAGAGGCGGCGTCGCACCGGAGGAAGGAACTATGATCTCCAACCGATGGTCCAAATGGATTAAAGAAAACAGCCCGGTGGACGTATCTTTTGTAAGCGTGCCGCGCTGGGAGTCCGCCCAAAAGCTGAACACGCTGTTTGCATCGGGCACGGCTCCCGATTTGATTTTGGAATATGATTCGGTCATCAAAAACCAGCTTTACACCCAGAAGCAGTTGCTTCCCTTGGATGAATATATAGAAAAAAGCACCGTTTACAAAGGAATGCTCGAGAAATATCCTACCCTGCGCAAGCTGGGAACTAAAGATGACGGCAAACTTTATGAAATCGGACGAATCAGCGATGTTATTCCTCAGCATATCATCTATATTCGCACCGATTGGCTCAAAAAACTGAACCTTGAAATGCCAAAGACGACAGAGGATTTCTTCAACGTTGCCAAAGCATTCGCGGACGGTGATCCCGATGGCAATAACAAGAAGGACACCTATGGCGCTAACCTCAGCTTTGTGGGCATGATGGGCGTTGACGCCATGTTTGGCACTATCTTTAATGCCAATGACAAAAATCCTTGGATTCTGGATGAAAACGAAAATTTGGTGCTCGGCTGGGATCGGGTAGAGGCCGCTCTCCAATTTAAGAAAAGGCTGTATGACGCGGGGATCGTAGACAAAGATTTTCTGACCGATGGCAAGGGAGATAAAGCCAAGCTGGATTTTACGACCGGCAAGCTTGGCATTTGGGGCTCCAACGGACCGGATGCCGCCGCATACAGTACATTAAAGCAAAATATTCCGGATGCCGAAATTGCAGCGCTGCAATTGCCGGAAGGCCCTTTTGGCTCTTTCAGCCCGATTATCGGCACCCCAATTTCAATGAATGCTGTCGTTAATGCACAAGCCAAAAATCCAGCTGACATTATTAAATATATCGATTTCATGATGTCAGAAAAAGCAACTATGGTGCTAAACAATGGAATGGAAGGCGAACACTATAAAATTGGGGACAACGGCTGTCCAACTGTCATCGATCCCGAAAAAAACAAAATCGAGAAAAACTACAGCGGCGATTTTGCTATGATTACAGGCGGCATTACCGGCAAATGCGCCTCTTACAACCTGCTGCTGAATCCAATTGAACCGAAAGAACAGACTGCCGAGGGCAAAGCCGCTTATGAAATCTCCAAACAATTCGCAGCAGCCTATCAATCTGCTTTCGACGCCTACCTTGATCCGTCCAGGCCTATGGTCAGCATCATTCCAAACGCCGCTTTGCCTTCATTGCCGCAAACTCTGCAGATTAATCAAACCAACGGGTTCAAGACGGTTTATGATATTATCGCCAAAAGCATCATTTCCGGCGGAAGCTATACCGCCCAGCAAGCCATCAAAGATGCACAAGCGGCCTGGCAAACATCAAACGGCGCCAAGGTCGAAGCCTTTATGAAGGAATGGTATGCAGAGAACAAGGACAAAACGCTGCTGACAAAGGACTATTACGATTTCATTAAGAAGAATAACGAATGA
- a CDS encoding carbohydrate ABC transporter membrane protein 2, CUT1 family has translation MRLTRGEKWFNLINYVLLSVAALTCLLPLVNILAVSLSSNEAILSGKVFLLPIEMNVQAYAILFKGTPVLNAFQNSLILTVSGTVVAMLLTFLAAYPLSRQDFYSRKFFTLAIVFTMIFSSGVIPQYLLVKSLGLINSYWAIWLPAAISAYNMLIMKNYFENLPVELEEAARIDGASEPRFIGKIVLPLSLPMLATLSLFYGVAMWNNFMSVLIYINDADKLNLSVLVQQMVRSQSLAQDFALRPEDIAQSTPEGVKSAGVMVMIIPLLLVYPFIQKYFVKGAMIGAIKG, from the coding sequence ATGCGCTTAACTCGAGGCGAAAAATGGTTTAATCTCATCAATTATGTTCTGCTTTCGGTTGCCGCGCTGACCTGTTTGCTGCCTTTGGTCAACATACTCGCCGTATCGCTGAGCAGCAACGAAGCCATTCTTTCCGGCAAAGTTTTTCTATTGCCCATTGAAATGAATGTTCAAGCCTACGCTATTCTGTTTAAAGGCACCCCAGTGCTTAATGCGTTTCAGAACAGCCTGATTCTTACCGTATCAGGTACAGTCGTTGCGATGCTGCTTACATTTTTGGCAGCGTATCCATTATCGCGGCAGGACTTCTACAGCCGCAAGTTTTTTACGCTTGCTATCGTATTTACGATGATATTCAGCAGCGGAGTCATTCCGCAGTATTTGCTGGTCAAGTCGCTTGGCCTGATCAACAGCTATTGGGCGATTTGGCTGCCGGCCGCCATCAGTGCCTACAACATGCTAATTATGAAAAATTACTTCGAGAACCTGCCTGTTGAGCTTGAGGAAGCCGCCCGTATTGACGGAGCATCGGAGCCCCGTTTTATCGGCAAAATCGTGCTTCCGCTCTCTCTTCCAATGCTTGCTACGCTCTCTCTGTTCTACGGAGTCGCAATGTGGAATAACTTCATGTCCGTGCTGATTTATATCAATGATGCGGATAAGCTGAATTTGTCGGTGCTTGTGCAGCAAATGGTCAGAAGCCAGTCGCTGGCGCAGGATTTCGCGCTGCGGCCGGAGGATATCGCCCAGTCCACGCCGGAGGGCGTTAAATCGGCAGGCGTTATGGTCATGATTATCCCTTTGCTGCTGGTTTACCCCTTTATTCAAAAGTATTTTGTCAAAGGTGCAATGATAGGTGCAATTAAAGGGTGA
- a CDS encoding putative aldouronate transport system permease protein — translation MQQTAPVKDNNPPLKSSMLSSKQIQRRRRFKKNIPWMIMFVPVVAYYIIFKYIPMGGNIIAFKNYNFTDGIWGSTWVGIENFKLLFTDPLAFATIRNTFVIALLSIVVNFPFPVLLALMFNEVRKQWFKKTAQTLLYLPHFLSWVIVGGLVITLFAQESGTVNHLLKQWTGEAFPFLYKPASWLTLFLASGVWKEAGFAAIIYLAALGNIDPSLYEAAALDGAGKMQKIWHVTLPGIRPIIVLMLILGMGRVMDVGFDQVYNLQNPIVSNVSEVISTYIYRMGLQGGQFSLTAAMGLFEAVIALALVLATNSVARRFGQGLW, via the coding sequence ATGCAACAGACCGCTCCGGTCAAAGACAACAACCCCCCTCTAAAGAGCAGTATGCTGAGCAGCAAACAAATCCAAAGAAGAAGGAGATTCAAGAAGAATATCCCGTGGATGATCATGTTTGTCCCTGTGGTCGCATACTACATTATTTTTAAATACATCCCGATGGGCGGGAACATCATCGCCTTCAAAAACTATAATTTTACGGATGGTATTTGGGGCAGCACCTGGGTGGGAATAGAAAACTTCAAGTTGCTGTTCACCGATCCGCTCGCTTTTGCAACTATTCGGAATACATTTGTAATCGCTTTGCTTTCTATCGTGGTCAACTTTCCATTTCCTGTTTTGCTTGCCCTGATGTTTAACGAGGTACGCAAGCAATGGTTTAAAAAGACCGCCCAAACGCTGCTTTACCTCCCCCATTTTCTCTCATGGGTCATTGTCGGCGGGCTCGTCATTACTTTATTTGCGCAGGAGTCCGGCACTGTCAATCATCTGTTGAAGCAATGGACGGGCGAAGCATTTCCGTTTCTTTATAAACCGGCGTCTTGGCTAACTCTGTTTCTCGCTTCCGGAGTATGGAAAGAAGCCGGCTTTGCCGCCATTATTTATTTGGCCGCCCTCGGTAACATTGATCCGAGCCTATATGAGGCAGCGGCTTTAGATGGAGCGGGGAAGATGCAAAAAATATGGCATGTTACACTGCCAGGAATTCGCCCCATCATCGTCCTTATGCTGATTCTCGGCATGGGCAGAGTGATGGATGTCGGCTTCGATCAAGTGTACAACCTGCAAAATCCGATCGTGTCCAATGTATCCGAAGTCATATCCACTTATATTTACCGAATGGGTTTGCAGGGAGGACAGTTCTCGCTGACTGCTGCAATGGGCTTGTTCGAGGCCGTTATCGCTCTTGCGCTCGTACTGGCCACCAATTCGGTCGCCCGCCGGTTTGGTCAAGGATTATGGTAA